tttttttagataattatattaaattattgttagctaattaaaataaataaattgataaaatattAGATTTCTACAATAAGGTTCTTAggtgttttataatttttttaatcatttaaatttaagtttaaatataaatttatcaaGTGAGTGATATACTTTCAATCACTAATAAATCAAATTAGAATTATACATATTTATTGAATTcacatatatttttatttattatttttaacttatattttatgtaaattatcttatatataataAGAGATGTATATAATTTTGGGCTGAGAGAATTTGGTCGAGTTGCTAATTCATTCTATTATTTTTTAAAgagtgtttgatttaatttatgaaaatcagatgtgtttagtaaaaaataatttataagtgtatttattattaaaatgactaaaaagatattaaatgaaatttatgataaaattttaaaaattaaaaagaaataatacagtaaaatatttaattaaactaGTTTATAAGTATATGACTTATAAGCACCAAAATAAAAAGTTGAGTCCCTCAacgaattatttttttttaatttataaattcaacTTATATgtctaaaaattattataaacaaataaattaatttttttaaaatattataagttaatttaaccaACTTATAAGTTAAGGTAAACACATTTATATTTAGACTTTTTGACTTTTCAAAGCTTAGTTTTGACTTTTCATTATCCACATGTTGTGTGTTCCTTCATCGCCTACAATCCACGTGGCATGAGTTTTCGCATTTTTAGAAGTGACGAAATATATACATACATAGTGAAACTGTGGTTCCATCAAAATGAATAAAttgaataataaattattaaaaatttaacacATAGGGTAATATTATATAGTTATTGAAAAAATTGTTTGATCATTTTTCTTTTTGGAatccatttctatatttacagGATTCActgttatttatattttaatttttttattacctATATAAAATCACTATTATTAGATATAATTTTCCCTAAAAGTGACTGCTTTATTATGTTGCCCATGACAACAACATTAGCATTTGTTATTCAtggttatttgatttttttttaatttttaaaagtgtaaaaattgagttttttttttaatttatccattttaaaatttattaatttataatctatAAATAATTGCTTAGTTTATTAAATTGGCATCAAATGAAAAAACacaccattttattttattttattttatttttaaaaaatggtTTTGAAGAGACCATAATCTTAAACTAGTCTAAGACAAGTCTATCCACCTTTTTTTACTATTCaaaatcttaattaaaattaattatatctaAAAAAGAAAACTTTTTTACTATAATATATTGATGATAATAAAATCTCTATAAaatgattttatatttttttttcaaagaataaaaatattttatattttaattctgATAAACAGTATGAAAGTATATTTGTAAAAAGAGAaggaaattatatataattaatttattatattaatatataaaaaaatataaaacaagttttcaactttaatttatgCATTGGATAAAAATCATAGTTTACGCTTTGTTTATGCTCGATGCCTGGTCCAGCGCACCAAGAGAGATTCCGCTTTGTGTGCTTGAACAAGAGGCTGGGAATACACTGtaattcttttaattaaatgaatAGAGAGACTGGAagttaaattagaagaagaagccCACACCCAAAAAAAAATGTTACAggaattttttttcttctaattttcaTTACAAAATATAGCTACATACATCTAGGGAAGCAAATATATATATGCAAGACCCAATATCTacaaacgaaaaaaaaaaaaaaagaagaagaaagaaggaaaacaAACCAGATCATCCTCCCATACGCAATAAACTCAGAAAACTTGGCTAAACCTCCTGCTATAGGTATAATCGGCGCCTAATTAATCCTATAATCACATTTGGTCAAAATATACCTAGCAAGATCGGAAAATTCTTCTTGGCTTATATACCCATCTCCGTTTGCGTCTGCATGATGGAGTGCTCGAAAAACTCGCCAGCTCGCAAAAAGAGAACCTAGCTTGCTGAAGATATTCTTCAGCTCTTGCTTGCTAAGGCGGCCATCTTGGTTGATGTCACAGCTCCTAAACAATGCTACCAATTGCTCTTCTGTATAAGGAACACCCCTAACCACACTCTTTTTGTCCTGTTTAAACCCAGTCCTATGGCAATTTTTATCTACTCCCCTATGGCTTAATGAGAAAGCCATGTTTTTGGAGGTTGGTTTAAGAAAATGTTAAAGAGTTAAGAGAGTTTGCAGTGTTTGTACTGTGGTATATAAGAATCAGGGTTTTTATAGAGCACATCCTGTGAAGGGTAACTTCTTTGTCCATATGGATCAATTATCTAACACACCCGACAGCCTAGCTACCCAGATTCCAAGTTATCACAAACGAAAAGAGGGGGGAGAGGTTGCTTTGGGACTCGTCTCGGAAGGAGTAGCTGTTGGCCTAAACATATATAGCTTAAGCTAGTACAAAGTGGGTATTTCTCTCAAGTGATTAGGAGGACCCATGTTTGTAAAGTGGGAATTTCGATTCTCATGCTCCATGTATAATATTAACCTTTAGCCTTGTACCAAACACCCTATTAAAGTTATATGGCATTGATAGATCTTTAagggattttttttttacaagtgaataaaatttattaatgaacCTTTAtgggatttttctttcttttgttttctaatAATGAAAGTGAATATAATATACTTAGAGAACAAAATATCAAACAATAAAATGATCCTCTAAAGGCTTCAAAATATATTTGTAATTTATTGGAAGGCCAGCATGAAAGGTTGTTGAAGAAAAAGCCTTGTTAAATCTACGAATTCCTCAAAATTTACATATAAGCATGTtacttttagaattttttttcattAAGACCTTTAATAAGATACATTTAAACTTAAAGTAATCATATCAAATAATCATTCAATTTTAAAAGTTAAGTTTTTTTTATACAGACAATATTTAGGGACAACAAAAATGCATGGACTTAAAAAATgccccaatatatatatatatatatatatatatgtgtgtgtgtgtgtaatctCTTCAATCCCTTTAATTAGGAACACTTATTTTTATTGAGTCTTGCTTGCTAGCTTATTTGGGTTGTTTGGTTTTCTTTTTGTGCACATTAGATGTTCCTCTTTTATTGCTCTCTTCAtttgctttgatttaaatttttcaCTTAACAAGTTGCACCTAAGGTGGGTGTAGCAGAGAGTTTGATGGTTGGACTTGGTATTGATGGTATAGGTTGAGTTTTTCTTGAAATTCAATTATAAAAAGTCGGGATTTcatatttcatattttttattttttcattttatatCAATTATGTGGAACTTATGgggtttaaggagattaattcttaaatcctttaatCATACTTTCGGAGTTTAGAGTAATTAAAgaccattaagttccttaattaatctcttaatgggatcctacaaaGCACATGTCATTACACACAAGAAGACTCTTGTCCGCTCTCTCTCCTCTTTTTTTTCTGCtctccttcctttcttttttctgggctatttatagcatttatTTATAGCATTTTGGAGCCCTGGTGTTAAAATGTGTTTAAGGAGAGGGATTCTTTTTCTCGCCACCATTCAATAATAGATTTGTGCAGGAGGATgcagtggatcgcataagttatgcaattaCTTACGATTTTAGCTCGTTCACACTTATGCGAACCGCATGTGACTTATGGTTAGGTTACAACAGtgtgagagtgcataagggaggcgtgatgCATAAAGTCATGCACTTCCTTATATGACAatgtcaatgcatatttattttttgaaaactttttttttttttctttttaagtcACTCCTCCTCTCTGGCAAAAATTCTCTTCAATCCTTCAAAACACCATTttctaactaaataactaatgaaattggctaaaaatgactaataataaaataaaatggctataaaattaaatctaaatgaccatgcaaaatgtatgcatcaaaattatttaataaaattaatattacttattaaaaaaaacacataatattaagttaattaattattGCAAAAAAAGGAGAGAGAGTTGAATGACCTCTCTTTTTcttaaaaaagaagagaaaaaaaaaactatatataCAGGAAGGATACAAGATCAAACCACTCAATCACTGTATGCACCAATTAAATCTCGCAGAAGATATAAACACAGTAGTAAATTTGGCAGATCCCAAATTAAACAAGGACTACAAGCCCTGGTAGGCTAGCTAAGTTTGCACACATATTATTGCTTTCTCTGCTGAGATGAAATCGGAGATCATCTTATAATAACGAATAATATGACGAAGAGAACAAGATGACCATGCTATgggaaaaaaaatatagaaagtaCATATATTCTGTCTGCTAAAGGTGGAAGAATTTGATTCTTTCTTGTATATTAAAGCGATCAAAATATAAAGTATTCATTAGATGGTGCTTTAGAATCAAAGCTTTTCACTTTGAAGATTTTATCCAAAAATTAAGTCATCGATATTGTGTGGTGAAATGTTTCTTTAGTCAATTCACTTTGATTAAGATTTGAATGTAAAATTTCACTGCGGTACGTCTTCAATCTACTAATATATTAAAAtgtattttaattgaattaatattttagATAAAATAGATCCATCATTATAttccttctttcctttgaatcaaTGGAATTTTTAAGTGCTATATCATTATATATGATTGGGAAAAAGTTAAGATAACAATTGGATATTATAGTTCTTTTGGCGAATTGAACCCCCAAAAAGTATGATTAATCAAGAAAATTGCATTTAATTTTGTACATAGTTATAATGATgccttattttttttatataaatatgaaatcctattttttttactttattattaaagaattaaaaattaCTTAATCACATAATAAATTTATCTAAGAGTATCTTTTTATTAATAATGGTAacgtatatattttaaatataaaataataataaaatacttgataaaatataattattgagttttaataattaataattattaaaccaACAAGTATTGTATGCTCTCAATGGAGAATGATCCTCAATTAAGTGTAGAccttgaaaaagaaaaaggagaggTTGGTGTAAAGGGTTCATCCTGCCTCGCTCTTTATTTGGTCTCATTATTAGCAAGAGTACATATAGAGATTCACAACTACAAGGACCAACAGACCAAGTGATGAGGGTTGTCTGAGAGAAGGGATAAGCACAAGCATGCATGCATAGCATATATCTCTATAGAAGTGAAAGTGATTAATGGATAGCGTTGTTCCACTAGTGGGTAGTGACTAGTCCGGTAAGAATCTTGACCCAGGGAATAATATTTATTGTCTCAATATTAATTGTTACTGTATCATGATGCCACATGATTATTTGCTTATTCAAAGCTATAGAATATATCTCCTCCCAACTTGGAAGATATAATCGACATTTAGAAAATCAAAAATGCAAAATTACAGAATCTGTGCCCCTCTCTTtttgcttaaatgtataagaattTCTTTCATATGGTCACTTAATTTATTGATGCAAATCTCGATTTGATTTCACctgctcttttattttctttatttggaTGAGTTTTGGTATATTGTTGTATATTTAGTtaagctttcttttttttttttttagcaatattatgctaatgatatatataaaaaatattttttattgtaattaattttatttaaaatttaaatttaatctctCATAATATTAGAGATGATTTCAATAAACCAAATCCAGTGACAGAGCCAGGAATTCAATTGAGGGAgtccaattaaaatatataatttgtaAAAATAATATACATAAACAAATATAAATTGACAAGAAGATTAtttagaaaatattaataaactgTTATAATTAAATTACAATAATCCTCGTCTATTTTTCATTGACTGAAATCTATTCATAATAACTTCATTATCAATACTTGCAAATACATCCCTTTCAATGTAAGTCACCAAACAATCATTTAGTAGTTCGTCTCCCATTCTATTACGAAGTGAACTTTTAATGATATTCATTGCAGAAAAAGCTCTTTCCACTGTGGCTGTAGCAACTGGCAAGATTAATGATAATTTGATTAACAAATATACCAAAGGAAGAACAATATGCTTTCTTGTAGCAACCATCTTCTCAGCAAGACCTCCAATTCCACTCACTTCAGAAAATTTCTTATCCATATGCATATTAAAGACAAAGTTCTCAAGCTGAGATTCAAGTTTAATTAGAGTAACTAGAGAAAATTCATATGGATAAAATTTTGCGAGTTGAATCAATTTGCTCGTATCGAATGTAGAAAATGAGTCCTTAGAATCGAGACATGCCATGCATAAAAGCAAATTTGTATTCACTTCATCAAATCGATTGTTAAGTTCTTGAAACTGCATATCAATCACAGAATAAAATAACTCAACACGATAGTGATGAAGATTTGTCATTTCTTCACTTCTACGCCTTGATGTCCCTCTAGCTACATAAACATCCTCCACATCTAATACAACTATATCATATTTACCACAAAATTCCAATACCTCAAGTAACAAAGATTCCCAACTATTTTCTCGTATCACTTGCAGACGACATTTTGAGACTTTAACTAGATTCATAGCATTTACAATATCTTGATCCCTTCTCTGTAAAACTTGTGATAACTCATGTGTGattcctaaaattttttttgTAAGATACAACACAAAGACAAATTCAAATCAATTCATAATATCTAACAAATCAATTGCTTCAGCCCTTCACTACTATTTTCTTCAATATACTCAAGAACATCAATGACAGAAAGAAATAAATGTATCAAATTAATAAGCGTACCATAATTAGAACTCCAATGAGTATCTCTCGGTCTCTTCAATGCCATTTCTTGATTTAGAACTTGTTCAGTTTTTATTTCACCTTTTGCAATTCCTTCAAACACATTCTCTAATTGTTTTTCTCAAAGCATGTCCCTGCGTTTACAAGAACCTCCAATAACATTGACCAAATGAGTAACAGTATTGAAAAAAGAACCTATACTTGAATGCTTTTTAGCAACAGCAAAAAGTGTGAGTTAGAGTTGATGAGCAAAACAATGGATATAATAAGCACTAGAATTCTCCTTCAAAATCAAACTTTTAAGGCCATTAAATTCACCTTACATATTACTAGCTCTATCATAGCCTTAACCTCTCAAACTACATATACTCAAGCCATAAGTAGAGAGCAAAGATTCATAACTTTTTTAAAAGATGCTGCACTTGTATTATGGACATGCAAAAGACCAATAGATCTTTCAATGACACATTTAGATCCATTGACATATCTTATGACAAATCCCATTTGCTCTTTAACTGATACATCTCGACATTCATCAACTAAAATAGAGAACAAATCATCTCCCAAATCTGTAATGATATCCTTTGTTGTCTCAGTTGCAGCTGCATTAATGATATCTTTTTGAATATCAGGAGATGTGAGTCTGAGATTGTCAGGAGCATTCTTCAACACAACATTATTAATTTCTTCATGCCAGAACTTTtaataatttaagaaaatttCCTTGATTTAATGAATTTTCATACTCATCATTCTCCCAAAAAGCCAATCCTTGCATCAAGAGATAACGAAGACATATAAttgatgcatttaacttgcaACGATACTCAATTTTTTACTGTTCTGATTGTTTTGAAAAAGAAACTTCAATGTGTTGAGCTTGATTCATCAAATCTTCACAAGCTAACCAACATTTATTATGATCACTATTATGGTCTTCTACATGTTCTCTCAATCTTTCTTTCTTTCGCCAATTAGTAATGTGACgctcctcacccgtctacagtgtagtcgagggAGGAGTATCACATtctgtgccgaagcaccctatcttatcttatcatgtctgttataaattttaatgtcatttaaatcaggtaatttacgtgtagaaattttttttttttatatcttatttctgtagaGACCCAGACaaagcctcccctgttttattagcatctggtgggttttcactaatcacctgttaacaacaatttcatatctctGCATGTCATATCATGTTATTTCTATtcatacaatttcaagttcattcatttaTCTTGAAATTCATAtgcagaaattcatagataataaattacaaaatttcattttaatctcaaagtttaattgcaaattcaaaatgaaatacatcatgactagacataatgaaccaaaatactagtctatacatgggccctaccaaaatacaaaagattggtgaggtgactctggacaaagGCAGATCTGGTtagagctctgtcagtgcactactaGTCTGCTATGCATCGCTGCGCTAATCTCCgatctacgcgatggaaaaccaacgcactaagcataacgcttagtggtgcataatttataataataataataatttaacaattgaaataatatctgcaaatcataatttctgggtctgttacatttttattgctctttgaaagcaattaacattatcgggatcttttatgattacttattgtattttaagtcttaattaatttttatcagtgtcaagaaacctataacaaattatataaGCTGGATGCacaggtgtatactggttagacagccgtatgtctatccagtatatgtCTGTTAGGCATGAAGCCACCGGTATCGCACGAGACATTGTCGGGCTTGTAAAGCCgtaaaataaagtaggcacaatggccagtaagtaggcatatagcctgtagaacaatcataccagacatatattatcagttcgTGATTTTCTCggcaggcagtactgctatctgtagtccctaattggtatactaattcatccaaactaaataaataagtctaggtatactatgggcaattaaatatttttaattattttagcactattcactgttgctattttctggtactgtttattggtaccattaatttcatattaataggacattagtcccaatttacatattcatatcatttttaatatttaattatccttatgagtattttaattatcatatatagcatttttcccatgaacctttctttaggtttattttgatgtgttatctttatctaggaatttgactaggttaggatgtctatttgatcacactttcttcataacaaatactcctctatgtttaaacttgaatttcagtttttgaatcactaaatttggAGTTATAGATCTCAAgtcatggtcaaaataccaaaggaatagtattttgggacaatttctgggttggcagttttagtgactaaacttgtgctaacaatttaaaTTGGTTCAAGGCAAAACTAGGTTAAGTGGTCTttatgaaaagtgtatccctatgtctaacctttccattgatgaaattttaggtcatttagaccagtatagagagagttatgaccaaatgaacacgtatttcatttggtcattttctgggttggcagttttagtgacccaaattgtactaacaatttgaattggttaaaggaaaaaattgggttaagtggtcttcatgaaaagtgtagccctatgtctaaacttttcattgataaaattttaggtcatttagaccagtatagaaagagttatgaccaaatgaacatatactattcatttggtcattttctgggttagcAGTGTTTGGATCCGGGTTTGAGCAGAGAATTGAtcatgattttgatagaatttgggtagggtttcttcttgaaaaatgaaggtttggatgtcccaaaacacctccaattggcctcataccaattggagtcacacattgtcagttagggttcaacaaacacactagactcattgagtcccaacctacagaaattttgacactcccaaaattcaatctccaccttctccaaactccaaataagcatacatgtcacttctattatcatcaatctcaacacaattaggtcaaattcaaaaatatcacaaaatcctcaatttcaagtgcacaaccctaatttcaaacatcaaattcatatatataaccatgaaatcaattctcacatataataccttgttaattaaATTCTctaactaaactaaaaccaacaaaatctatcattttcatggttcctctagggctgccaaattcaagggtttcttttttaaatatttctttttaatttcatgtaaatcttcacttggtttagcatgattttcatgcttaaagaagagattaagagttttgagcactaacctttttgggtgtcttgccaaacttcaatttttttgcttctttttggtatctatagcttccttagggtgtagggagtattttttgtaaagGGAGCTATGAGTTTTAATGTgtggaagcttggaaaatcaagcttgaaagcttgacaaaaatggtggagagggagcacaagggtggacggcaagagagagggagagtggggaagaagatggagagaaaagtaggtgggttttgtctcttgtgctttatatatttatatttttattgtacttaattttgttttaaattttcataagcttatttttttctttttttttaaatgccataagtctttttattttcctttcttttcttttctttccttttcttttctttctcttcccattttccaaattcaaatttataaaattaatttatgttaattattctattttcaaattttaatttgatatttaagtcaaaattcacctctaggggtgaatgaccaaaatgcctttcatggtgctcatcgggttatttttattattttatatcaatttataaattctctaaactttaatttattttttttctctacatttttcctatattttcttaacatttatttcttcaatttatgcctcctcactatagtctaggtgtagttccagacat
This is a stretch of genomic DNA from Hevea brasiliensis isolate MT/VB/25A 57/8 chromosome 12, ASM3005281v1, whole genome shotgun sequence. It encodes these proteins:
- the LOC131171293 gene encoding uncharacterized protein LOC131171293 gives rise to the protein MNLVKVSKCRLQVIRENSWESLLLEVLEFCGKYDIVVLDVEDVYVARGTSRRRSEEMTNLHHYRVELFYSVIDMQFQELNNRFDEVNTNLLLCMACLDSKDSFSTFDTSKLIQLAKFYPYEFSLVTLIKLESQLENFVFNMHMDKKFSEVSGIGGLAEKMVATRKHIVLPLVYLLIKLSLILPVATATVERAFSAMNIIKSSLRNRMGDELLNDCLVTYIERDVFASIDNEVIMNRFQSMKNRRGLL